A single Staphylococcus muscae DNA region contains:
- the sarA gene encoding global transcriptional regulator SarA, whose translation MTVSKIKNCFELLSMVTYADKLKTMIKKEFHMTFEEFAVLTHLSHTVEPEYFLKDIINNLNYKQPQVVKAVKNLSQDGYFNKRRNEQDERTVLILVDDNQRQKIDTLLDQVNTKIKESNIKPH comes from the coding sequence ATGACTGTATCAAAAATTAAAAATTGTTTTGAACTTTTATCTATGGTAACTTATGCTGATAAATTGAAAACGATGATTAAAAAAGAATTTCATATGACTTTTGAAGAATTTGCAGTTCTTACGCATTTAAGTCATACTGTTGAACCTGAATACTTTTTAAAAGACATTATTAACAATCTCAACTATAAGCAACCACAAGTGGTGAAGGCAGTAAAGAACCTTTCTCAAGATGGTTACTTTAATAAACGACGTAACGAACAAGACGAACGTACTGTCCTAATCTTAGTTGATGATAACCAACGTCAAAAGATTGATACACTTCTAGATCAAGTGAATACAAAGATTAAAGAATCAAACATTAAACCACATTAA
- a CDS encoding alpha/beta fold hydrolase, producing the protein MKLFRTTDGTAINYRSMGDGYPIVMIHSIYMNHTVFEEIAQRLSRYFQVILMDMRGHGYSDKPLKISFTQFSQDIKELMDYLYIESATVIANELGSSIALDLAARHPEMVKELILVNPTVQDDLLPHDRLFRKYAAKIRTWDKRDQDKFLENHLYYSNRKVRKFLKNVNDSASLLTDHEVAAVDNAFLNTHVELLFPNIHTRTLVISGQANERVTPLEAKDVSDQLSHATFSLFKRSGVYPFVEERDHFLKTVKSFMHKTTESMEL; encoded by the coding sequence ATGAAATTATTTAGAACGACTGATGGGACAGCGATTAATTATCGCTCAATGGGAGATGGTTACCCAATCGTAATGATTCACTCTATATATATGAATCATACCGTATTTGAAGAAATTGCACAGCGTTTATCAAGGTATTTCCAAGTCATCCTAATGGATATGCGTGGCCATGGTTATTCGGATAAACCACTAAAAATTAGCTTCACGCAATTTAGTCAAGATATTAAAGAATTAATGGATTATTTATATATAGAAAGTGCAACAGTTATTGCAAATGAATTAGGAAGCTCAATTGCTTTAGATTTGGCTGCACGTCATCCTGAAATGGTGAAAGAATTAATTCTTGTTAACCCAACTGTTCAAGATGACTTATTGCCACATGATCGCTTATTTAGAAAGTATGCTGCAAAAATCCGTACGTGGGATAAACGTGATCAAGACAAGTTCTTAGAGAATCATTTATATTATTCTAATCGAAAAGTGCGTAAATTTTTAAAAAATGTGAACGACTCTGCTTCATTATTAACAGACCATGAAGTGGCTGCAGTAGACAATGCATTTCTCAACACGCATGTAGAGTTGCTATTTCCAAATATTCACACACGTACACTCGTTATATCTGGACAAGCGAATGAAAGGGTAACCCCGTTAGAAGCGAAAGATGTTTCAGATCAGTTGTCTCATGCGACGTTTTCATTGTTCAAACGTTCAGGAGTGTATCCATTTGTTGAAGAACGAGATCATTTTCTTAAAACGGTAAAATCATTTATGCATAAAACGACTGAAAGTATGGAATTGTAA
- a CDS encoding SA0570 family protein, whose translation MGKHLYAWFLTCLMVLSFTTAPTYAAEGNTIESVQSLQKGDKVLEGVKIGQNMKDVFHKKGKGIHTSAAFGQEQYYEYHTDQGLLRITANHNKASAKVIRISMTYDKLQGPTYQEVQKYVSDTATQRAHYNKVTGNTGYISDDKYSYQFTTEHPKDKTLKLYRIDIEA comes from the coding sequence ATGGGAAAACACTTGTATGCCTGGTTTTTAACATGTTTAATGGTGTTGAGTTTCACGACAGCACCTACTTATGCCGCAGAAGGGAACACCATCGAATCGGTGCAGTCTCTACAAAAAGGAGACAAAGTTTTAGAAGGTGTCAAAATAGGACAGAATATGAAGGATGTTTTTCATAAAAAAGGTAAAGGTATTCATACGAGTGCTGCATTTGGTCAAGAACAATATTATGAGTATCATACGGATCAAGGTTTATTGCGTATCACTGCAAACCACAACAAAGCTTCAGCTAAAGTGATTCGTATATCCATGACTTATGACAAGCTTCAAGGACCTACCTATCAAGAAGTACAGAAGTATGTGAGTGACACAGCAACGCAACGTGCACACTATAATAAAGTAACAGGCAATACGGGATATATTTCAGACGATAAATATTCCTATCAATTTACAACAGAACATCCAAAAGATAAAACTTTAAAATTATATCGTATAGACATAGAAGCTTAA